In Salinibaculum sp. SYNS191, the genomic window CCAGATACGGATCTTCGAAGAGCCGCATCACCAGTTCAAGGATATTCTCAGACCGCTCGCTCTGATAGCGCTGTTGATAGTCTTCTCGGAGGTCGACTAGCAGGTTGGCCCGCTGGTGGGCCTCATCTGCTTGCGACTGCACGCCACGCAGGAAAAACAGGAGCCACTCTTCCCAGTCACCGCGTTGACTGACTGCCAAGAGATGATCAACGTAATCTGACCGTCGTGTGTTGAAATAGGAACTCAGGTAGAGATACGGCTCGGGCAAGAGACCGTCACGTTGTAGCAGGAGACTGATCAATAGCCGCCCGAGTCGTCCGTTCCCATCGAGAAACGGGTGAATCGTCTCGAACTGGTAGTGAATCAACCCGATTCGAAGAAGTGGATGCAGATTCGTCTCTTGGTTCGCATACTCGAGCAAGTCTTCGAGAAGGTCTGGGATCTCGTTCGGTGGTGGCGGCACATATCTGGCGTCTTGGATGTATGGCGTACTGCCGATGAAGTTCTGGGTCGTGCGGAGTTCCCCTGGGTCTGCCTCATCTCCACGGACACCCGAAAGCAACCGGTCGTGCATCTCGCATAGCAATTCGACGGTGATTGGATCGCCAGCTGTGATTGCATCCAATCCGTGCGTCAGCGCGTGCAGATAGTTCACGACTTCTTGGGTGCCCTGCTGTCTGTCTTCATCGATGAGAGCTTCCTGTCCGGCCTCATAGGCGTAGATATCCGAGAGGGTGGCATGTGTCCCCTCGATTTGGGAGGATTCCAGTGCTTCTTTTCGGATAAACGGCTCGATAAGGATTTCTCTTGAGCCAACACGTGGACCGATGCCATGGAGTCGACCGAGTGCCTGTGTAGCCTCCGCTAGCGGCGTAATGAGCTGTTCAGTATTGATTGAGGGCGGAAGCGGGTCTGGGCGGAACGCCGAATACGTCCCCTTCGATGTCGTCGTGGGAACGATCTCACCGGGAGCAGCCTCCTCGAAGTCATCTCGCTCCATTAGTGCTATCCCTACGAATACGCCCACCACTATTGGTATTTTTGGTACTAAATCAAAATAATGGGGTGACCGATTGCACCGTCACAACTACTCAGAATCTCTGGGTCCAAGTTTGGAGACACATATTTTTCTTCTCTATAGTAGCAATTAGAACTAATTGCTCACCGTTGGAATGGAAAGTTGGTCGAGAGCTGTATCAATCGCTGTCGTAAGCTCGCCGAGTGAGTCAAAGAAGCGGTTGCTAAGAGACGCTTGAAGCTGTCTCCAGCATTCCTCGACAGGATTCAACTCTGGCGAATACGCCGGTAACGTCACGAGATCGAGGTCGTCACGGGCCGCCAGGTCCGTGACGGCCGACGCCTAGAAGTACGGCGCTCCATCCAGCACTACGATCAAATCATCTTCAAATTCGTTGCATAATGCGAGAATGAAATGTTTCGCGTGATCGGCGGTAACGTACTCTTCGAATCGGGAGAAAAAGCGCTCACCGTCCTCGGTGATCGCGCCCAAGAGACACGTCCAGTCGCGTTGCCCGGAGAGTTCGACGGACGGCCGCGTGCCGCGCGGAAACCACGCGGCACGCGGCTCGACCTGTA contains:
- a CDS encoding Fic family protein, encoding MERDDFEEAAPGEIVPTTTSKGTYSAFRPDPLPPSINTEQLITPLAEATQALGRLHGIGPRVGSREILIEPFIRKEALESSQIEGTHATLSDIYAYEAGQEALIDEDRQQGTQEVVNYLHALTHGLDAITAGDPITVELLCEMHDRLLSGVRGDEADPGELRTTQNFIGSTPYIQDARYVPPPPNEIPDLLEDLLEYANQETNLHPLLRIGLIHYQFETIHPFLDGNGRLGRLLISLLLQRDGLLPEPYLYLSSYFNTRRSDYVDHLLAVSQRGDWEEWLLFFLRGVQSQADEAHQRANLLVDLREDYQQRYQSERSENILELVMRLFEDPYLDVNTAADWLDVEYSTANRLIGQLEDDGILEELTGKDRNRFYRASEVFQIINKPIDQL